In Salvelinus sp. IW2-2015 unplaced genomic scaffold, ASM291031v2 Un_scaffold9566, whole genome shotgun sequence, the genomic window CCCCATTCTCTTCCCAACCTCAAGCCCTCCCAAGGTCTTCCCGCCCCAACCCTCCCCAACCTCTCCCAACCAACCCTCCCAAGGTCTTCCCCACCCAACCCTCCCCAATCCTCTTCCCCGACGCCCAACCTCCCGTCAATCTCTTCCCAACCCTCTCCCATCCCCAGGTCTTCCCACCCCAACCCTCCCCAATGTCTTCCCAACCCAACCTCCCCAAGGTCTTCCCAACCCCAACCCTCCCAAGGTCTTCCCAACCCCAACCCTCCCCAATCTTTCCCAACCCCAACCCTCCCAAGGTCTTCCCAAACCCCCAACCCTCCCCAATCTCTTCCCCAACCCCAACCTCCCCAATCTCTCCCAGACCCCAGCCCTCCCCAATCTCTTCCCAACCCTCCCCATCCCCAAGGTCTTCCCAACCCCAACCCTCCCCAATCTCTTCCCAACCCCAACCCTCTCCAATCTCTTCCCAACCCAACCCTCCACAATCTCTTCCCAACCAAACCCTCCACAAGGTCTTACCCCCCCAACCGCTCCCCAAGGTCTTTCCCAACCCCCCAACCCTCCAAGGTCTTCCCAACCCCAACCCTCCCCAATCTCTTCCCAACCCCAACCTCCCCAAGTCTTCCCACCCCACCCTCGCCAATTCTTCCACCCCCAACCCCGCAATCTCTTCCGACCCAGCCCTCCCATCTCTTTCCACCCTCACCCATCCCAAGGTCTTCCCACCCCAACCTCCCAATGTCTTCCAACCCCACCCTCCCCAACGGTCTTCCCCAACCCCAACTCCCAAGGTCTTCCCAACCCCAAACGCTCCCAATCTCTCCCAACCTCCCAAACCTCCCAGGTTTCCAACCCCACCCTCCCAATCTCTTCCCACCCCAACCCTCCCATCTTTCCCGACCCACAGCCTCCCCAATCtcttccacccctccatccccagGGTCTTCCCAACCCAACCCTCCCCAATCTCTTCCACACCCCAACCTCTCCCAATCTCTTCCCCACCCCAACCCTCCACAATCTCTTCCCAACCAAACCCCTCCACAAGGTCTTCCCAACCCAACCCTCCCCCAAGGTCTTCCCAACCCCAACCCTCCCCAAGGTCTTCCCAAAACCCGCTTACCAACCCTCCCAATCTCTTCCCAACCCCAACCCTCCCCAAGGTCTTCCCAACCCAACCCTCCCCAATCTCTTCCCCAACCCAACCTCCCCATCTCTTTCCCACACCCACCCCTCCCCATCTTCCCAACCCTCCCATCTCACGGTCTTCCCAACCCCAACCCTCCCCAATGCTCTTCCCAACCCCAACCCTCCCCAAGTCTTCCCAACCCCAACCTCCCCATCTCTTCCCGACACCAACCCTCCCCCAAGGTCTTCCCATCCCCAACCCTCCCAGCCTCTCCCCAACCCAACCCTCCCCAACCCCAACTCACCCTAGCTCTTCCCAACCCTCCCAGCCCCAAGCCTCCAGCGTCACCCTCCCCAATCACCCCAGCTCCCCAAGCTCTTCCCAACCCAACCTGTCATGATAGACTTAACACACCTGCCTTTCACAGATCCAACCATTTTTGTGGTCACATGGCACATCATT contains:
- the LOC112079790 gene encoding proline-rich protein 2-like, translating into PSPPAIITTQPYWFSPSLPPSHPYINPLDLNPAYTPASYTTQPPGISTQPTTQPSSTLNPLDSQPSLHPAIITTLTPGSSTHAYPQSVFPHLPIPKLFPTPPLPILFPTSSPPKVFPPQPSPTSPNQPSQGLPTPTLPNVFPTQPPQGLPNPNPPKVFPTPTLPNLSQPQPSQGLPKPPTLPNLFPNPNLPNLSQTPALPNLFPTLPIPKVFPTPTLPNLFPTPTLSNLFPTQPSTISSQPNPPQGLTPPTAPQGLSQPPNPPRSSQPQPSPISSQPQPPQVFPPHPRQFFHPQPRNLFRPSPPISFHPHPSQGLPTPTSQCLPTPPSPTVFPNPNSQGLPNPKRSQSLPTSQTSQVSNPTLPISSHPNPPIFPDPQPPQSLPPLHPQGLPNPTLPNLFHTPTSPNLFPTPTLHNLFPTKPLHKVFPTQPSPKVFPTPTLPKVFPKPAYQPSQSLPNPNPPQGLPNPTLPNLFPNPTSPSLSHTHPSPSSQPSHLTVFPTPTLPNALPNPNPPQVFPTPTSPSLPDTNPPPRSSHPQPSQPLPNPTLPNPNSP